The nucleotide sequence TGGGCAGACCTGAGGTGGGGTACATGATCACTGCACGAAAGCAACTTATCTTTAAATCTAAACCTAAAAGTAAAACTGCAACTGCTCTGATGAGTTTTATGAATGTGTGGCCATGCATCGGCACCATACCATAAACAAAATGAAActcgactaaatgtaacaaaaagcaGAAACCACTTGTATTCACATGATAAACTTTCGTGAACTAAAGCGTATACTGAAGGAAAGGTTAACCCACACACAGGTTCCCGATTGTTGTTAATCCCTTTCAGAAGAAACCCAGGTTAACAACTGCTGTATtccaaaaatatacaaattGGGAAAGtcttgaaacaaacaaaaatcgcgGCCTAACACATTGCCTGAGGATGCACAAAGCAGCACTGTCTCCAACATACACAAATGTGAGCAATCAAAAtgtttctttcacacacacacacacgcaccagaaatgcaatatcaaaacctttgattttaaacaaaacaaacacaaaaagggGGGGACAGGGGTGGGGAGAAATCCTGGCTGTTTGGTTCACAGACCATTGCAAAAGataaacaatcaaacacacaaacacataacatGCATCAAATGGAAGCCAGATCATGTATCTGTTGCAACCAAAAGGTCAGAATCTCTCAGTTACACACTCAATCATGGCTGACATCACTGTCAAAACTGTCATCATCACTATCATAcatctcttcttcctcttcatcTAACTCATCGTCTTCATCCTCATCACCATGGAAACCGTTGACGCCACCATGATGGGGATGGTAGTGATGAGAATGttcaattttcttcacattcagATTTTTCTTGGGAATCACCCTTTTCTCCATCTGATACTCTGAAACCAGCGGATAGATATGTTCCACTGCTGATCCGATGTTGTCAACACAAGGAGCTGAAAGTTCAGAAGAAAACCAATGAGACTGTGGTCAAGTGTACGAAAAGAGAAGATCCATGCTCATCCAGATTGAAGGAATTTGAGTGGAGAAAGCTCTAGCAACTGCATGGTTCAACCTGGGATTATAAGACCCCATTGACCAAATTCAGATAGGACATTTGTGACCCACTCCCACAAAAGGATAACAAAGTGTCATTTTTGACATTTGGACTTGGTATCCCTTGAAAGAGAACATAACCAGCTTTCAGATGGTCTTTACTACAAGGGTCTGTTGTTTATCATTAATGAGATATAGCGATTTAAAGTGTGCTAAAACTCCAGCAGCCATTCAGAGAAAAGCAGGTGTGAAGGTAACAGGattaaatttgaaaaaaatcccTAGCAACAGGGTTTTTAGTTTAACTTCCAAAGCTGAAAGTGACTGATAATGATTAGATGTTAACTTTTTTTCAATATGcatcacagaaaatgaaaatgaaatttgattttaagcgcaaaacacaaagaaagaaacaatgaTTTGGGGGTTAAAGGGTGCTTGTTTCACGTCTACATTGCAATAAAACCTCATTTTTATCATATTTGCAAAATGAATCTAAAATTGATAGTTACCAGAAGTCTATTATACTAGAAGTAATTAACTACTATTACCAGCAGTTGACAAGCggtgatacatatgccctttgacctttccttggggatactgtactaaaaatagaatacgggattgtgAGAAAGCTGCTCAAGGGCACTCacgcactatattcgattttcaattCTCGACTCAAAACCTTGgaaataaatcaaaaagaataaTATACAAGCATAtcgagttcagaaaagaagaaaaaaaagttgaaaaatcATGTTTTACAAAAGTCTTTTGGGGACTCGAACTCGAGACCGCCGGCTTCGGAGGCAAACaccttaccaccccgccacaacgtTTAGGCGTGAAAACTAAGACTTGTACTGCCCACATAACTGCCACGTGCGCGCGCCAGGTTTTCGAATTAAGCATTTGTTGACTTGTCATTTTCcctgtttgtatttgtgttttgtacgtCGCGGTGTTGCCTATAGGGCAATCAGTTTTCACCAAAGccgatgttaaaaaaaaatgaatgggTAATTCTGGGGATGATGATATTGTTCCGCTGGAAGAACTCAATAATTTTGCAACTTTTTATTATTTCGATTCATTTCATTatccaaaacgtttggaatgaagcaaacgaataaaatacaagaattacgagttcagacaaaaataaaaataaaattgccgTCGAAGCGGATCGAACCCGGGACCACAAAAGTAAGGACTAGCCGGCATGGTCGAGCGcgttaccaactgagctattctgTCGAACTGCTGGcgagggagattttaacttcaaatattacacttgagttctcgagtGTGGCGACGACTGACTCGAGTTtctgagtctctccgttcgtatttgtgtactgttctctatATCTCACTGTTCGGGGCTAGTTCAGTTCATAACTGACCCTACGCTCCCCCTCACTTTGTttaagtttggaaagcaatatcaagtagcgataatttcaagcgtgaccgacattatcattgatacgaaatgcattgaccaatcgccgaaaggcgctgacaTCATTGCATGAAACTAcccaaaatcctctattctcgatgacatactcaggagttagttcgggagaacgaTGATCTATGGGCGGTTTAACATAtgaagggaagcaagcggtcaaaaacgggcgtcgatagagccaaaGAACAGTGTTATctacttgtagtatttcattcacttgtgTAGTTACATATAGATAAAACACATTTGGTAGAGTGCAGAAATGCAAAAATCTCAAAATCCTAAATTTTGGCAACGTCTCAGGTTTACTGCTGTTATCTCTGTTCGGCCTCAGCGACTTTGTTATTCTTACGTTGGAGGGGGTCACATTTGGTTAGCTCTTTTGCTTTTCTCAGTCCAAATCCTGTAAactcagtgttgttgccagcctaagaagacaataggtcatttggacctccctaaaaaaaacaataggtccaaatatcctggctttaaaaaaacaataggtccaaattgtaCCGCCATACCTTTGATACATGCCATGCAAAATAACTTACAGTCCGGAGTTAAATCTATCTTTTTACGCAAAAATGACAATTAAGCCAAAGAACAATGAaaacactttattatctgattCTCACAGAAATTAGTGTATGGCGCTCATTTGCTGATTTTTGGCAGTACACATATATGGTGACACTGACTTTATGTCCCAGTCGCCCCCGGTAACTGACAAGCTGTTTGCGACGTTTTCGGTAAATAGGTACACCGGCTGGATCgggtatttccgtaaacgcagcATCGAGTGTCAATGATGACAAACACGGACTcggcaccgagtgcattttcactcgtagcgaacatgagcatttcgatcggggtttgttttccgactttgcaactcccattccattcattgcagaccttgtccgccttgtacggatatgtatcggtcagttgaccaccaaaaGGTAAAAACTaccggacaaggctaggtccaatgcgtcaaatcagaaaggaatgcgtcagagaccgaagaccgaggcctggcaacaacactgaaacTGGGTAACTATGTTAACATAGAGTGGCGCAGTAAATTTGATCCACTTTTGAACCGATGAACGGAATTCTTGTATCATTTTCAGATTGCATGTGCCAATAGCCCATGGCAAGTTAGTAAAGCAAACCCTGACTGATGGTGTTCTGGTTAAAGGGAGGCAATCCAAGTGCTGATCTAAAACTGCTTATGCTGGGTATACTGATTGGCAAAGTGGCTTGCTCCATTGCTGTCTGACTAGAATTATAAGCCATGTATTCCCCAAAATCTGTAAAAGGCGTCTGTACTTACAATGGGGAGACCACTGTTGTTCAGTCATTTCTTCGTACTTTTCTGATCTGATGCACTGTTCTGACCCCAGGCCAGACAATCTCCCACAGTTTTGACACACCGGATGTCTTTTGACacaacaatgtgtgtgtgtgtgtgtgcgtgtgtgtgtgagagagatagttACGTATTATTGGCccaatcattttacaaacctAGGTTGCACATTTAAATATTCAAAAGTTAGCAAATGCTGAAACAGTAAAACACACCAACCTGTGATAGTAATACTGCCAGTGGAGAAGATcttcaatgttgcttttggatcTTTTATCCTGAACGTAACTCCAGGATGGAGTTCTGGTTCATAACTGAAACAATAAAGATagaattaataaaaaaataaaataataataataataataattaggTGTTTATTTAGGTTAAAGTTTGATTTAATTTGCAGGCATTTTTTTCCCAATAAATTGATTGTTATATATTTTAAataatataaatatataatgaaGAAGTTGTTGATATTATAAGATTGTAAAATAAGACATCTCCGTTTGTAAGCCCTAATATCTCAGTAGAAAAGCTGATTAtcctccaacaacaacaaaagatagAATATTTACCATCAATAATGTACACTCAGTCAAGGTACAAAACCTGATTCTTCTTAATTCAGTTTCTTAAGGCGTTTTTTTCTCCCTGTGAAACAAAATTATACGACCTTGTGTTCTGCCAGCAGGATTCCTCAAACCACTTTTTTCATTACTACAAATTCGAAAATATTTTGTTGCAAACTACTTGCCCTGATATAGTCTGCTGCAATCAAAATGCCAGTGAAGTGTTCCCAGCCACAgatttttgcttctttcttaACTGCTCTGACTGTACacataaacttttttttttaaagcaagccccacaaaacaaaaattgacGCACAATTAGTAAAAGTGTCATCTCAGCTTACTGCAGACATACCTGGCTTCTTGTGGATACTGGTTAGAGAAGGTGTTCAGCTTGATCCCAAAGGGAAGGGAACAGGTGGCCAGCACATTCACAACTTTGAAATGGAAGAATCGAACGTTGAACCCCAACCTCTGAAGACGTCTGGCCACTCGTCGAGCAGCCACCCTGGCCTCTCCTTCACTGTGAGCAGAATAGGGAGTCAGAGTTTAGCCACTTACCATCATGACAGCTGGTCTCTTACCTACAATACAAGCAAACAATGTGCTACTGCTAGCCACAAGTGTTCAAGACCCAAAATTGGCATAGATgggtttaaaaataaaatactcTCTTTGATGACACCATGATCCCAGTTCACTCTGCCATCCAGGTGAGACACAATATAGTGACCGACTTGAACCATATGGttttgatgcaatcaaacagaaaatcaGAACTCAACTTATATAttttatgtacatgtacagtgAAATCCATCTATCGCAAACTCTGAAAAAAGAGTTTAAAATTTAGCATGCAGACACTGACAGATTGCCGACCCCGTGTGGAGAAATGCCACTCGCTAAATACATGGTCACCAAAACTGTCAGAGCGAGTATGCGATCACAACGACATTGAATAGTCAGCTCCGATGCGCTTACATTGGAATCAAAAGAGCATAATATTGAGCGAATAGTGCAGAAAACACAGACTGGAGctaattttttgtttactgGGATGTCAGTCGATCGCTTGATTTCACAGTCGTGTGATTTTATTTGTCTCAGTATTTTCAAAGAAAAGCACGCATCCACAATCCATAATaacctgacagttatttccagaattctTCTATTGCCTAAGTCTATTCTAtagatacaacaacaaaaacactgcATGCAATGTTTACAAGTTATGCAAACTGTCTTCACTGATCAGTTCCCCAAAATTCTGAAGGTAGATGATTGATCAATTTAAATTTTAATGGACTGATTAATTTGCAGATTTGATTAACTACTGTGACTAAGGAGCTCAATGGCTGGAAGGGACACAGTTTTAGTTTTTCAAATAGAAGTCTAAGACTTGGTAATGTAGAAATTGCATCACAAATCCACCCAAAATATCTAACTAGAAGTAGAACTATACTGAGATTAATGAAGGAAAACCAGTGAAGTCTAAACTTGTAGTTGACAActgttttcagattttttcCATAACAGACCCTCCAGTTCACAAACATGATTTTCAGCAAAAACATTATGCAGCAGTGCAATTACTGTATATAATGAAGTGGCATTGCACTGGTAACCAGTCAGTTTTCAGAAGTAATGAGGAAAAGACATAACTTGATAAAAGTGACCTTGAAGGTTTGCATTAGTCATTAGATCAATATGTTTCACAAAACTGTGTATTTAATCTTTCAATATCCTGTAAGTGTAATTCAAAACATCTGTTTCTATATTTACCTCGTACTGCCAGTGATTGTTACTTTGCCTGAGGAGGTGATGTTTGAGGTCACTCGAGGTCGTCGAAGCTTCATGTTCAGTATctgcaataaaaaaacagagaaCATAATCTAAATACTCATACTCAGACTGAAGTGAATGTATTTTGCTTTTGTGCCCAATTTTCCAGACATTTATAATTTTGGTCATGGTGTCACTGTtgttgacagtgacagtgacaccaTGACGTTTCTGGCAGTATTTATTGCTCTCAGGACTAGAAGatatgagcctgtgccaaaacgtgGTCAGCAAGAAGATACCTACCTTTCATGAAAGCAGCAAGTTACTAATAGCACCACTCCTTCTTAAACTAAAGTAAACCCTTCAGAGAGATAGTACAGATAATTTCATCAGTTTTTATCAATTGGAAGGTCTTGAAAAGGTTATTAGAATGCCCCAAAATGACAAAATCCGACACTTTCAAAGTGGGACATTTGACACATAGCTACTTCATTGTTTTGTAAGAGCATGTATGCTCATTGGAAATTAAATTTCTTGATTGTATTTCTATGAGTGTATAATGAGGATTTGCTCAAATGAGTTTGCACCCAAAACATGTTTGAATATTTATGAACAATTTGAGTTTTAAAAGTGGCGTGTCAACTGTAACGGTTCATGTCCTAAATTTCTCAAATTTAAGACTGCAATATTCTTATTTAATTATATATTTGATAGCTTTCAGTACATTAACATCAAGAAAAGAGCCTTTACATTGAAGCCTCATGACAAAAGAAAAACTCAGATGTCATTTCTACActcttatttttgaaatttcaaATATTTTATAATTACTGTGTCTTTTCGTTACGATTGACCATTTCCTTATAAAATTCACAATTTGTTTCCTCTCTTTTGAATTACAGTTTAAAATGATAGCTTTTATTCACACCTGCCTGAACAAAACTTAGTTGAAGGGCATATATGTAGTTATTTTAGGctacaaaataaaatatttgtacTGTGTCCTCTTTACAGAACCGTTACGATTGACATACTGTGTCTCCAGCAGGCCGTTACGATTGACACGCAAAAGTCTAAAAATAACCCAAAGCAGCATGTGTCTTGCTTCCCCTTTAGCACAGTTCCTGTGGTTGGATAATTGAGAAAGATTTCAATGTGGTGTCTTGTCACAGCAGTTATTCATTGTTCGGGACATTTTTAATGTCTTCCGGGACATGTTACAGTTGACACACaacatttgaaaactcatcctGTGTATGTTTCTCCTGGCTCATTTTGTATTCAAACAATAAGTATGAGTTACTTATTACTAATTTTGTCCAAAATtacatcttttttttaaataagtgaaCAATATATGCATtgaaacaaaatttcatgtctCGTTACGAGTAACACACAAATATGAGTATCTTAGTAATCAGAATAGAAATCCAACTAAGTTTAGATACCAAAACATTTACATTACAATGCCATAAATACAACATAGCTTTTTAAACTTTTGCTCTGAAACTATTTTTGCGTTTGTGAGGAGAAAATGTTGACTTTGTTATGTGTCAATCGTAACGGAAGACACAGTGGTTACGTCATTTTTTTAGTCCAGCAGTCTCAGCCATGTGAGCAATAGCAATATATCCTTAGCTTACAATGCATGTATTAGCATTGCCACATCGCCCAGCGTCAACTGAGGACACAGTGAAAAGGCACTTTTTTTTCCACTTTGAGTGAAAAATAATTGGCATAATTGATGTTTGTGAGTCACATATTATGTATCAAATAaaaaaggaatgaataaagaaatgatTCAAAAACAAAGTTTACTGTATGAAATTAATAAAAGATGTGTTTTGGAATATTTTGAGTGTGAAAGTGCGGGTTCGTCTTCACTGCCTCTCGCGGCCATTTTTGCGTCACTCTTAGCAGACGACCAGTTCATTTCAAACTGCTCGGAATACCGTAATTTTCATTGGAGGGCTGTGATATTTTGCAACCAATCAGAGAAAGCCTTACATCTTTCCCATACAAAAAAATGCGAACCACCGGAAGCTACATCTCCGTCAGCATGTCGGTGAATATTACTCGTGTGTTTCACTAAAATTTGGTCTGAAAACTTCCATCGGCATACACGGTTAAATGCAGTTTATAAAACATTAACTTCTGTTTCATTTAAgccaaaaatcaaaagaatCGAGCGAGAAATGACTTATTCCCAACGATTATGCTGCGCAAAACTGGACCCAAAAAATGCGAAACTCGGCCAATCAAAAGCCTGAAGA is from Littorina saxatilis isolate snail1 linkage group LG5, US_GU_Lsax_2.0, whole genome shotgun sequence and encodes:
- the LOC138966883 gene encoding TATA box-binding protein-like 1, translated to MAASSSFHPHAEIKRETMPDSYSFTDSSTSLADSHTLHVTEEENKENKVENLKNKDVSEVKEEHPSNAGNEEQGAEGADTPVIDIVVNNVVCTFNLRCHINLKRLAMEGSNVEYRREHGILNMKLRRPRVTSNITSSGKVTITGSTSEGEARVAARRVARRLQRLGFNVRFFHFKVVNVLATCSLPFGIKLNTFSNQYPQEASYEPELHPGVTFRIKDPKATLKIFSTGSITITAPCVDNIGSAVEHIYPLVSEYQMEKRVIPKKNLNVKKIEHSHHYHPHHGGVNGFHGDEDEDDELDEEEEEMYDSDDDSFDSDVSHD